A single Triticum dicoccoides isolate Atlit2015 ecotype Zavitan chromosome 2A, WEW_v2.0, whole genome shotgun sequence DNA region contains:
- the LOC119354872 gene encoding 7-deoxyloganetin glucosyltransferase-like — protein sequence MGSLPPGERPHAVMIPYPAQGHITPMLKLAKLLHTRGFHVTFVNNEFNHRRLLRSQGADALHGLPAFRFVAIADGLPPSDREGTQDVPALCYSTMTTCLPRFKELVAKLNEEAETSGGALPPVTCVVADSTMTFALRAARELGLGCATLWTASACGFMGYYHFKDLVHRGLFPLKEEAQLSDGSLDTTIDWIPAAPKDLRLRDLPSFFRTTDPDDIMFNFFIHETAGMSQASGVVINTFDELDAPLLDAMSKLLPSVYTVGPLHLTVRNNVPEKSPVAGIGSNLWKEEDAPLRWLDDRPPRSVVYVNFGSITVMSNEHMLEFAWGLANTGYAFLWNVRPDLVKGDGAALPSEFSAETEGRSMLSTWCPQEKVLEHEAVGVFLTHSGWNSTLESICGGVPMVCWPFFAEQQTNCRYKCTEWGIGMEIGDDVRRAEVEAMIRETMEGEKGREMRRRVLELRGSAVASARRGGRSMRNVDRLIDEVLLA from the exons ATGGGGTCCTTGCCGCCGGGAGAGAGGCCGCACGCCGTGATGATCCCCTACCCGGCGCAGGGTCACATCACGCCGATGCTGAAGCTGGCCAAGCTGCTCCACACCAGGGGCTTCCACGTCACCTTCGTCAACAACGAGTTCAACCACCGCCGCCTGCTGCGCTCGCAGGGCGCGGACGCCCTGCATGGCCTGCCCGCGTTCCGGTTCGTTGCCATCGCCGACGGCCTCCCGCCGTCCGACCGCGAGGGCACACAGGACGTCCCTGCGCTGTGCTACTCCACCATGACCACCTGCCTCCCCAGGTTCAAGGAGCTCGTCGCCAAGCTCAACGAGGAGGCCGAGACCTCCGGTGGCGCGCTGCCGCCGGTCACCTGCGTGGTGGCCGATAGCACCATGACCTTCGCCCTCCGCGCCGCGCGGGAGCTCGGCCTCGGCTGCGCCACGCTCTGGACCGCCAGCGCCTGTGGTTTCATGGGCTACTACCACTTCAAGGATCTAGTCCACCGCGGGCTCTTCCCTCTCAAAG AAGAGGCTCAGTTGAGCGATGGATCCTTGGACACGACCATCGACTGGATACCGGCGGCGCCCAAGGACCTGCGGCTGCGTGACCTCCCGAGCTTCTTCCGCACCACCGACCCCGATGACATCATGTTCAACTTCTTCATCCACGAGACGGCCGGCATGTCGCAGGCGTCGGGGGTGGTCATCAACACCTTCGACGAGCTGGACGCGCCACTGCTCGATGCCATGTCCAAGCTCCTGCCGTCCGTCTACACAGTGGGGCCGCTCCATCTCACGGTTCGCAACAATGTCCCGGAGAAAAGCCCCGTCGCCGGCATCGGGTCCAACCtgtggaaggaggaggacgcgCCCCTTCGGTGGCTCGACGACCGGCCGCCGCGCTCCGTGGTGTACGTCAACTTCGGGAGCATCACGGTGATGTCGAACGAGCATATGCTGGAATTCGCGTGGGGGCTGGCCAACACCGGCTACGCCTTCCTGTGGAACGTGCGGCCTGACCTCGTCAAGGGCGACGGGGCCGCACTTCCGTCGGAGTTCTCCGCGGAGACGGAGGGGCGGAGCATGCTGTCGACATGGTGCCCACAGGAGAAGGTGCTGGAGCACGAGGCCGTTGGGGTGTTCCTGACGCACTCCGGGTGGAACTCGACGTTGGAGAGCATCTGCGGCGGCGTGCCGATGGTGTGCTGGCCGTTCTTCGCCGAGCAGCAGACCAACTGCCGGTACAAGTGCACGGAGTGGGGCATCGGGATGGAGATTGGGGACGACGTGAGGAGGGCCGAGGTGGAGGCCATGATACGGGAGACCATGGAGGGGGAGAAAGGCCGAGAGATGCGGCGGCGCGTGCTGGAGCTTCGCGGGAGCGCGGTGGCCTCCGCACGGCGTGGCGGAAGGTCCATGCGCAACGTTGATAGGCTCATCGACGAGGTGCTGCTGGCTTGA